In the genome of Sinorhizobium chiapasense, the window CAGCAGCTTTCGAAAGAATCGCTGGAAGAGACGTCTGCGGAGCTGAAGCTGGAGGTTGTCGTCGGGATCATGCTCCAGATCTTGCGCGCTCTGGGTGAGGGCAGGTTGTCCTCGCTCGATCGTGACGCTGTCATTAGCGCCATCCTCCGCGCGATCGGTCTCAGTGCTCAACAGGCGGAGTCGGTCCTTGAGCGCTTGCCGCCCAATACCATTCCGGAGAAATCCTCTCGAGCCGCGGCGAACTGACGAGCATGCTTGCTGACAAACTGCGCGTCTGCGAATTGCTAGGGTAGATCCCCCACGTCGCGCATGATCGCCCTATCATGCCGTCACGGACAGCTTCAATAGATGTCGGTTAGAGCCTGCGGTTGTCGCGTGGGGCACTCCCGAGGGCCCGAAGTGCCGCCTCCAGAGCTTGGCTGGATAATTCGGGCCGAGCGGCTCGCTCGATAATGCCGCGTGTAACCTGCAGCCAAATGCCAACGACTATGTCGACGGCCAGTTCCGGGTCGCGCACTGTCACCTGGTCTTGTGCAATAGCCTCGGCAAGATCGACTTTAAGATCAGCGCGCACAGTGCGGCCGAACTCGTTCGGCCTTTGCGAGGTCTGAACGACTAATCGCGCCCATTCATTGTCAGAAATCGCTTTTTCCAAGGATTGCGTGAAGGCGAAAGACAGGCGCGCGATCGGGTCCCGCAGCTTGGCCCGGGCGGGTGTCAGCAGTTCGTCGAAACTCCGTCCCAGCTGCACACCTACCGCCGCAACCAATTCGTCGACGTTGTTGAAGTGATAGTAGAAAGTGCCCTTGGCGACCCCTGCTGCCTCTGCAACCGCGTCAATGGTGAGCGCAGCCCCTTCGGCAAGCAACGTCGCCCCCGCTTCGAGGATATGCGCCCGCGTCCGAGCCCGTCGGTCGCGTCCGATTTTTGCTCTTCGCGCAAGGTTAATCTTCGCCATTCGCCATCCCGTCTTGCATCTCAGGTGCAATTTCACCTTGACTATATAGTCGAAATGACTCTAATGTCCAATTGAATTCCCCGCGGGCTGCCTGCCGCGCTTGTTACGCGTCCCCCTCTGATACCCATGTGAGGTTTACCGATGCCATCCCTTCTCCACCTCGATTCCAGCATACTCGGCGAAAACTCGGTCAGCCGCGCACTTTCGGCGGCGGTGGTCGCACGCCTCAAGAATCTCGATCCGACGATTGACGTGGTCTATCGTGACCTCGCGGCTCACCCGATCCCGCACCTCTCCGGCAGTTACGTGGCCGTCGTCAGGGGAGGCTTGGAAGCCGGCCAGGATGCCGCACTTCAGGCCGACCTTGAACTCGGCGGAAGCGTTCTGGAAGAGTTTCTGGCAGCCGAAACGGTCGTACTCGGGGTAGCCCAATACAATTTCAGCGTGCCCAGCCAACTGAAAGCCTGGATCGATCGCATCGCAGTCCCAGGCAAGACATTCCGCTACACCGAAAAGGGGCCTGAAAGCCTGGTGGGCAACAAGCGCTTGATCATAGCTCTGGCGCGTGGCGGCTTCTACGGACCGGGTTCTCCCGCCGAGAATTTCGAGCACACGCTGACGTATTTGAAGAGCGTGTTCGCCTTCATCGGCATCGCCAATCCTGAGGTCATCGTCGCCGACGGCGTCAACGTGAGTTCCGAACAGCGCGAGTCCTCTCTGAAGGAGGCAAAGGCGCAGATAGCTGGCCTGGAGGCGGCATAAGTTATATCACCGACGGGGGTGCGCTGATTGGCGTTCGAGAGAGATCGTTCCCTGCAAATCGCGGCGGGGAGGACGTATGTAGCCCTCCGATCCGTGGCGCGAACCGGATGCTGCCCGTAAGGCTCCCTTTACCATCGACCTCCTAACCTCGTTTGGGAACGTGATTGTGCGCCAAAGGCGCGCCCGCCATGAACGCGGGAAACAAGTCCCGGACGCCATGACTTCGCGCAGCGACCGGTCCAATCCTCCATGACCCCATTCGATCATGTCACACCCAGGGAAGTTTCGCGGATGAAAACGGAATGCGTCGCCAGCGGCAATGAGGACATTGCCGGCCGTCTCAATTTCATGGCACTCTATGACGCCGCCAGGAAGAACCTCAAGGCGCTGAAGCCGATCTTGCAAAAGGAACTCGGGCCTGCGCTCGACCGGTTCTACGCCAAGGTGCGACAGACACCGGAGACGAACGCCTTCTTTTCCTCCGACGGGCACATGAACCGAGCGAAGAACGCTCAGCTTGGCCATTGGGGAAATATCATCGACGCCAATTTCAATGCGGAATATGGAGCGAGGGTTAAGGCCATCG includes:
- a CDS encoding FMN-dependent NADH-azoreductase, with amino-acid sequence MPSLLHLDSSILGENSVSRALSAAVVARLKNLDPTIDVVYRDLAAHPIPHLSGSYVAVVRGGLEAGQDAALQADLELGGSVLEEFLAAETVVLGVAQYNFSVPSQLKAWIDRIAVPGKTFRYTEKGPESLVGNKRLIIALARGGFYGPGSPAENFEHTLTYLKSVFAFIGIANPEVIVADGVNVSSEQRESSLKEAKAQIAGLEAA
- a CDS encoding TetR/AcrR family transcriptional regulator, whose product is MLAEGAALTIDAVAEAAGVAKGTFYYHFNNVDELVAAVGVQLGRSFDELLTPARAKLRDPIARLSFAFTQSLEKAISDNEWARLVVQTSQRPNEFGRTVRADLKVDLAEAIAQDQVTVRDPELAVDIVVGIWLQVTRGIIERAARPELSSQALEAALRALGSAPRDNRRL